TAAATTTtgtatgcataaaaaaaagcaagggagGATCTTGTTTTGAcaattaatgattataattaattcattctcttcaatttgaaGAATGTTTTGATAATGTTCATTTTCCAGTGTAATCAAAAAATAAGTCTCATCCACCTAATTATTATgaatcaatcttagccattaattgaaattaaaaacaaaggttatgatttggagtagcttttataacttactcttggagtcaatataaccctcctcttTAGAATTTGTATAGTctttaaattaacttataaaaaaaaattattttcaaatacaaaaaatttactttttatctCTTAACTAGTATCTCCATAACATTAGCATGACCTTAAAGATAAAAAGGATCATAACTTACATCATAAGAAGGTGTTTCTGCAGCCGGGCAAACAATATTTGgtattttgaatgaaattaaaattaagagaGCGAATGAATCATATGTGCATTATTATGAGTTGGCAATTTAGTGTCGTGCGTTTGTGACGTCAATTTTGTTGTGTCATTAAgcatttttcataaataaatgaGTAATTGTTTTGAAATGATGTAATAGAATGGATCCCACTTAAATCCTAATATTGGATTGCACTAAACAGGTATTAGATTAATTAGATTAGTATATATGGATCTTACTTAAGAGTTAAGAAAGTATATGATCATGTAAAAAGAATACGTTGCATCATTTCAAAACATTGATATCATGGATGTTAACGTTTGGAGTATTGACACTTGTTAaagattcaaatttagaaagttttccTTGGAAATAGTGTagtcaatacaacaaaagtttatattttgatgttttccatgcacaacttttattttatttcttcttttggttccttaactagtgcttcgggggcaccggttagcaagacccttttcTTATTCATATTACAAATGAAATAAAGTTCATTGGATAATTTAGATCAGCTTTTTAGAGTTTTGAGTGCGTGTGAAATACGTTTCTTGACTAGAATCTCCCATCTAGAAAATGCCATTGCATTTAGCATCACCATTTCAAAATTTGGCCAAAAGAAGTATGTTTGTTTTTTGGGAGTGAGATATTCTATAACTTTAGAGTGCCAAAGTCACATGACTTTCAACCATTTTTTACCATTAGATTAATCTAAAGCTTTAAATGGTGCCACTTCAACCTGTTCTTTATTCTAAAAAAAAGGAGATGATAAATTGAACACCCATCAACTCCATACCTCCGTTGCTCCATTGTTAAGCCAACAATCAGATCTGATGACCACCATCAACTCTGACAACCTCCGCCATCTTGACTTCGTCCTCACAACCattgtagattttttttatcagatcaTTTTCTTCCATAAAATCCTCTTGGTGATGATACCTGTACAGTGAGATAACGGCGGTGGGGATGCAGCGCCGCCGGTAGTCGTTGGACGTCGATGATGGTGTAACACAGAGGAGATGGAACTATGGCCGGACAGAGGCACAACGCAGATCCGGTGGCGGCAGGGTGGTGTGAGGATGGTGTTTTGCAGGTTGTGgagtttttaagttttttctttaaaaaagaaAGCTGGACACGTGGCTAAACGAGATGTATTTGATTGATCAAGTGAACAACATTTGCTGAAAGTTACTTAACTTTCCCGCACAAACGTTCAAGAATATTGATCCTTGTTTTTTGTCCTTTTCCAGCTAGGATTTTGCTCTGCAGCTCTGTGAGCTTGACACGTGGCCAAAATTACCTTAGAGGTGTGCTGGATGGATACGTGTAGTTGGGGAGCAGATTCTCTCCAGTCACATTTTTCTCCCATTAAATCCGAACcacccattttattttttgcatgtGTTCAATCATAACAAAAAAAGTAATGAAGGGTGGATTTTGAAACTGGATACTCTCCCTGGTATTTACACGGGAGACAATCCCCTCCCGTATAGTTGTAAAGATGAGTAAGTATAAACTATAAAGATCAAGGTTCAGATAAAAACAGCGATTGTCCAAAATGTCCAATTGACTACTATGTTATTGAGTCACCCCACAGGCAATAATAAAAGGTatatttggtttggtttgtgttattttggaacttaaaaacaaaaccatcatttttctttcatttaatagtaattttatagAGTAAATTGACCAAGTCAAAAAATACATTTCAGAACTAAATTGACTATCTGAAAATAGATTAAAGGACCAAAATAACTAATGAAAGATATATTTGTAAATTTGTTTACAATTTTAATACATTGAGGGCccgtttgaattaacttatttttgagtttatgcaatataaattatgttttatgctattttataagttcacactagtaaaaattgtaagtaaattataagtttataagctattttatcgtaaactaccttgacaaacttataataatacataaaaattgcataaactcaaaaataagctaatccaaacgcaCACTAATGTGAAAACCAATTATACATTAGAGTTACAAAATGGTGGTTATCCCTTAAAATAACAATGATGTGGACTTTGGGAAGTGCTAAACAAATACTAGGAAAGTTCCTTTGTAGAAACGGAAACTTGGATAGGTATATAAACCAAACAACACTGGTAGAATTGGATAGAAAAAACTAGTTTCAAAATCTCCTCATATGGCTAATGTTGCAAGACCAAGATCAACTCTTAATCGAGGTCAAGAAGTGAGCATCAAAGTTGGTGTTGTTAAAGTTTATAAAACAATGGAAGTAGAAACCAATCCTCTTCATGGTTTtgtttccttcatcttctttgtAATCCTTAGTTTCCTTCAAATTAGTTATCCAGATAAACCCACTGCATTTCAAATCCATCCAAAGACAATGTTACTCTCTGTTGCTACCTTTTTACTATATTGCTTGGCTTATTGGATTAAGCTCAAGTTTTCCACAAGGCTTGATATTCTCTTGGACGTGTTTGGTTCCCTTTCAATAGTCTCTATGGTGTTGATGTTCTTCCCAAATAATTTGGGATTATATATCTACATTGTCATATACACAATATGGTTCATTTGTAATGTTTTTGCCATCATTGTTAGGCTACGTTCCCAAGTGAAAAAGAAGTTGCCACCACTTTTGCCAACTAATTCAATAGATTTTGAAAAGCTGCCAAGCAATAAAAGAAAACGAGCATCACAAATATGCCAACAAATATGCCATGCATTGTTTTCCAAGAGCAATAGCCACTCTACTTCATAAATATGGAGATGTTATATATGTTAGCTGCCAACACTCGGaaaccggttttgtaaggatgagttataCCTCGATATTCGTTACAATATATACACTTTTCCAAGAATGTGGAAATTATGCTTGATAATCATTGTACCTATACAAAGTTGAATTACCAATGGTAATACTAATACTTaccaaaatattaatattagtatCAAATTCTGaagttttttatatatttacttGAGAGTGacatatatttcatttttatattagcAGTGCAGTCTTACACGTTAcaaattgtttaattttattttcttgactcattaccatttttttaatgcaaaacataAGACTAAAGACTTCACCAAATTCCAGCACTCCATAAAACACTAAAAAGAACAAAAAGCATCACAAATATGTTTCTTATATATCTTGGCTAtcatttttcattcaaattttgcttttcattttttttccaatttgcTCCAAACACATAAGGAGCTGCAGCCACAACTTCTGCCATGACAGCAGTGTACATTTCAAGAAGCTATATATTAAGCAGCTTCCATCTTACAAAAGTGTTTGGTTTCCAAGAGGTAAGCTTTCAGCCTTTCACCgtgtttctttgattttttacATCTATTATATACTCCCTCGTATAAACAATTTGTGCTTGTTTCACTTAACTTGAACCAACTTATTTCAACTTAACTAGTATTAGGGTATATTGAATTAAGATTTAAAAGGATTTTAAGATACTTTTTTTATGATTCTTAGAAATGGGTGGGTCTCAAGCCATCTCACAACCGATGCGttgatataaacggtgggtcgCCCGATAGCGGGTGGCCCAATAgatcttggagaggctctgatatcatcttagaattgagtttttgACCTAGAGGAGTGCtaacaacacactccaataacaaacacactctaacacactctcttttattggttaaaatttatatgggtcccataaaaattatatgggtccacatttttttatgggacccatgtgaatttcaaccaataaaaaagaatgtattggagtgtgtttgttaaagagtgtgttgctagcattattcttttgacctaacttatccttacaaaaccgacttgtaaaatgaggattgcctctactttataaacacttagtcagaccatctctcaaccgatgtgcgACTTCTTAACGATGATAAAACAATATTATGGTATTCAATAAATActttcataaaatttaaataaattcgTTGATATTCAATTGAAATTTTCCAAGACTTTTAAAATGTTCAAAACTTTACAGATTTTAATGGAATCTTTCATGGAATGAATTTTGTGAGACTACCTTGATATCTAGAAcctcttaatttataaaaaaaaaatttatgagactttttagttaaaaatacaAAGAATACACTAATTCAACAATCCGACTAAAATTCATATTAGATTTCACGActctcgtttttttttttaatgttatctTTCATCAACTATCATAATAATGTTGTTGGTCAATCTTCATCATCTACCACATATTGTTGtgcaaataaaaagaaaaacgtATCCCACATGCATATTGTTGTGCATTCGATTTTACCTTCAAAAGAAATATGCTTGTAGTTCAAGTATATTGTTTAGATATTTACCCCGAATGGATATTTACCGGTGTAGTGGTGTTCTTTCTGACTCACACAACCTGATATGTAAATAtagtatcattttttttaactacacacttttattaaaaatttccTAATATTTGTAACTATATAGCAGAAGAATGGTCTACTATAAACACCTTCAGGTTTAACTGGTTATTAATTTCATTCATTACAAGTGTTTTTTATATaggttaaattgcacttttggtcccctaagtttcagaaagttgcgattttgaAACATAAGGACCAAAAAGGGTAAATATAGGGGgacaaaagtgctattttgaaatataggggaccaaaatcgcaactttctgaCAATTAGgcggccaaaagtgcaatttagcctttcCATTAATTCGGGTTGAAAGTATTTTTGTTGCAACTGTCAAGGACTCATAGACTGTTTACATAATCTTTGGTTGGCTTTAATCTAACAACTGACATTTCACTAAATTGAGTCCTATATTTTGGCTTTTAATTTACTATGCCATAGTTCCCGCGACATAAAAAATTCTGAACTTTTTGCATTAGTATTTCATTCTTATTAACTATTAGCTAGGTTTTACTTTTCCATAGTAAGATAAGATATATAGAGAATTTGTCTCAAGAATCAAAGATTAATGCTTATTGATGATGCGGTTGGAAAAACATATGGGGATGAGCACTCCGGCTGAGTGGTGGTTTGGGCGTTGGTATTTGCCCGACTGAAAGTTTTTGGAACAAGTAGATATTTTCCTCGAGGTAACTGAAATCTATTTAATGgattgacctctcccaacaaattaTGCTTCTCCATATGCACCGACCAGGAATCAAACATAATTTTTGAAACATCcaatttaaaacaaacaaaatctcACAAAAAACTTGAGTACAACTTAACAGGACGGCTCAACTCGAGCGACATAACCATTTATCAGTAAACTATTAGTGATACCTAACATAAATCAACAAAAAGACGGAGTTGTAGTGTCACTGACAAAAATAGATAGACTGCTGCGATGCTTAATTAACTAAACTCTTTAATCTTGCCAACATGGCTCTCTTTTGTTCCTTGAATGGTTGGGATGCTCCTTTTCTGAATGTGTCAAATATAGGATGAATGTATCTTGACTATTGTGTAGGATCTGTCTGCAGAGGCGTGGAGATTCCCCAGACAAAATTCGGATTTGTGGGGAAAAACATTGGACGAATCTACCTCCAGTCGAGCGAACATAAACCTATCAGGACCAAAACCAATAGCCTTTAGAGAATGTGTAATGCATACGATCTCTGACATTGATGATGATATAATCTCTAAAATTGCAAAATGTTAAtcatattaattaatactttgcaATATTAGAGTGATCATTTTGGAATATTGAAAATGTGAGGGACTATAGGTTGATATATACAATTCTAATTACATGCAGTTCATGAACTGGAAGAATGCAGATAACCAGTTAGAAACTATTATCAAAGATAAGAGCTAACCAGACTCTCAAGGTGGCTTCAAATTTATTCGAGATTCATGTGACAAAGGGACAAAAAATctcattaaaataattttgatggtTCACGGTATTACCTTTAGCAATTTTGGCAGCATCTTTAACAAGCTCCTTCCCAACACAAGTCATGCCAAAATCAATCAAACATATTTTCAGAAAATTTGTAACTCCTTTTCTGAATCTGCAATAAACCAGAAGATAGAATAGAGTAAAAAAAACAGTAACATATAAACTTCCAGCAGAGACATCACATTAAATACCTCAGGGAGGGAGAGAAAGTCATATTGGAAAAAGTCACTTCATGAACCACATGCATCATCATTACTTCCTCTTGTCTCCATAGTCTTCATTTTGGCTTTAACATGGAAATGTGATTAGTTTTGCACATAAATGATGAGCATTGGACCATGCATATAGTAAAAGGAGTAATGATAAAACTTATTAAAGAAGAAATCTATACCTGAGATGCCATATAAATGAAGAATTCTACACAGTACTAATCATCTTTTATGTATGATATTGACCTGAGAAAACAACATATATAAGAATGTCCAGAATTTGTGTAAAATCTCCTATAACATGTTGGTATATTAATCAttggaagaaaacaaaaatcattagatttctaaaattttaaagTACTTAATTACCATCTCTATGGAGGCATGAATATTCTCCGTATATTCGGAATTGTGGCGAAAACCAATCTTCCTCCAGTTGAGCAAATCACACAAAcctaacataaaaataatatagagAGATAATGTGTCAAGCTTGATGGTGTTCATTTATAATAGAACAAAGCAGTAATCATAAGCAAATAAAAGTAAGAACTAATGGATGAAATTTTAGGCAGTAATGACACTGTGCCAAGCTTGTTTGATTTTGGTCTAATTACATGCAGTTCATGAACTGGAAGATAACTAAttagaaataataattaaaaaagatatTGGACCATGAATCAGACAGAATAGGATAGCAGCAAGAAGTAAGATGAAGAATAAAAGGGGTGGTGATGTCAGAATGAGGAAGcattttgtttcaatttcaGCCCAATATTGTGCCATAACCTGGAAATGGAAGCAAACATTATCCATCAACATgtgaaattaaaattatttattgatGACATACTTATAACAAGAAACATGAAAGAAGTATTTAGGTGACTCACCTAGAAGATCAACatctataaatacgaaggcaatgTTAGCAATCTTACGCCACTCTTTCCCTTGCTTCCTCTGCAAACTTGCTTTCAATAATGAGCACCTTTGGATATCCAGTAGTTTAAGAGACGAAGGAAAACCCTCTTTTGGCAACGACTTGAGCTTGGGAGCGTCCCAAATCTCAAGTTAATGGAGAGAGGTGAGATGTTGAAGCCACTTCCCATCCAAACATTCTATATCTTCAAGATTAGAGATCTGTAAGATAACGAGATTAGGTGGTAGCAATGGAGCATCCGTTTTCATCAGCACCTTCACAATATCATCACCCCTAATCTGCAACTCTGAAAGAGAAGTATAACGTTCCCAACTTGTATTCCACAAAACCCCTCCAACTTTGCCAACACTCAGATCCCGTAAACTGATAGGAAAATCGTCAATGGTAAACGATTGCAGATTTGGAAGGTCATTAATTACCATTACTTTAAGGCTAGCTAGAGTTTTTAATGATCCGGGTAGCGAACAAAGCTGCTTACACCAACCAACCCACAAAACAATGAATGAGGTTAGGAATAGGAAATCCACCTAGGGAAACTGACTCCAGTTCATCACACTTCCCTATATTGATCATTCTAAGAAACAAGAGATTATGTTGCAATGCGTCTTCTGCGATTAATactgattttagatttttacaGTTCCGAATATCTAGAGTTTTGAGTACAGGGAGGGAGCCCAAGGTAAACAATGTCATTGAATTACAACTAGAGTATATGTACAAAATCTCAAGTGATTTGTAATTGTGCAAGGATTCACGAGGAAGGAACTCCAGATTCCCACAACCAAGAATTTCTAGAGATTGTAAGGTTTTGGGCAGACCATCTCTCGGAAAAGAAGTTAGAGATGGAATGTACCTTAAGGTCATCCTTTGAAGAGAATTGAAACAGATCGTCAATTGGTTGAATACATCTGATGATGAGCTTGCAGTTATAATGTTACTATTATCATATGAATGCCTTGACTCAATCAGTAGAGAACACTTCTCTAACTCAAGTTCACTAAGGGAAGGAAGGTTTGTTGGGTGTCATCCCTTTGAGTTCGGGACAAAATTTCAGTGAAAGACTAGTAAGACTGGGAAGGTTGTATGGTATGTTTCCTTTGAGTTTCGGACAACTTGATAATTTTAGATGTGTCACTATAGATGTACCTCCAATCAACTTCCATTCCTCCCACTCTTGCATATTTTCAAAGCATAGAGTCTCCAAGGAGACAAATGGTTGAACCAAAGTAGAATCACTACTTCCATAGAACTCGATACCAAGTTTCTTTACTGATTTCATCCCTTCAATATGGAGTTCTTTTAGATTACCTAATTGCCCGAGGGGTATGTTTCCTTTGAGTTTCGGACAATATCGCAGTGAAAGGAGTAAATAATATTAGCATAGAAACTCACGACTGATCAAATCTAGcttgtaaaaattaaataactcAGGGAAGCAGAGAAAGTCATAATATATAGTTGTTGCGGGTTAGAAAGAATGATACCTTTGGGCCTAAACAAAATTCCTGTGCATTAAGGACATGACTGCTCGAGACAAACATGGATTCACAAAAGACAAAAGACAATATTCACATCCACTAGATCAACAAGAATGCACCGAAACTGAGATTGAAGTTGAACTGTTTTATCAATCACTTCATTAACCATATCGATTACTTCCTCCAGAGGCCATAGTCTTCAATTTTGCTTTAATATGGCAAGGAAGGATGAACATTGGATCATCTTGGTGCCCATCAGACAAGTCAATCACACTTGATATATCTGCAAACAGACCAAAGATAAAATAATTGCAAAGATGGTACTAAGCAGTATCAAAACATAATTAAGGACCAAATAACCTCCTTAGGCATTATAGTCCCCTGGCATCAGTTTGTGGTGTAGTGTATAAAAATACATAATTGTTTCTATCTACTTCTGTTTAGTAAAAAAGTTTTGCTTCTTACAAGATGCAGATTGGCACAAGCAGCTGTAACAAAGAATATGCATAATTTccatgattaaaaatattagttaacTTCCTTCTCAAATAATTTTCTTGACGTAATCAAACAATTAAGTGCATTCTCTAAACTACCATTTTCCACCATTTGATTTTCATTGAAAACTTGTTTCACGAAAACATTAATCGAAATATATTTTAAGAATGTTTTTCAATGACATATTACAAATGAGACATAAGTATTTTAGCGATTCAACTGTATACTCACTCATGTGATCACTTTGTAGTTGATAATTATGGAGGGAATGTGAGCAATCTTACGCCACTCTTTCCCTCGCTTCCTCTGCAAACTTGCTTCCAGCAATGGACAATCTACAATACTTAATACCGAAAGAGAGGAGGGTAATCCCTCATCTGGAAGCAACTTGAGCTTGGGAGCGGACGTAATCTCAAGTTTTTGGAGAGAGATGAGATGGTGAAGCAACTTCCCATCCAAGCATTCTATATCATCAAGATCATGTAACTTTAAAGAATTGAGAAAAACAGGTAGCCGTGGCACATCCATTTTCATCGGCACATTCACCCTATCACCTTTAATTACCAGCAACGAGAGACAAGTGAGACGTTCCCAAGTTGTATTCCACAAGATCCCTCCAACAGAGCCAAGACTGAGTTGCACTAAATTGATAGGTAGACCATCTTTGGCAAAAGATTGCAGATTTGGAAGTCCGTCAATTTTCATTACTTGAAGGCCAGCTAGATTGTTCATTGGTTCTGGTACTGAACAAAGCTTCTTACAAAAGCGCACCTCAAAATAAATGAGGTTAGGTGTAGGAAATCCACCAAGTGAAAAAAACTGCAGTTCATcacaatgttttattttaatgcTTGTAAGAAACAAGAGACTTTGTTGTGGCACATCTTCAACTGATATCGATTTCAGATTTTTACATCTTTCAATAAAGAGACTCTTTAGGACAGGGAGAGAACCCAAGCTAAAAGATGTCATTGCATTGCAGCTATGAGATATTTTCAATTCCTCGAGCGATGTGTGATTGTGCAAGGATTCATGAGAAAGGAATTCTAGATTGTTACAACGAAAGATAGTGAGAGATTGTAAATTTTTTGGTAGACCGTCTCTCGGGAAGGATGTCAGATATGGAAAGCAACTTATGGTCAACTTTAGAAGAGAATTGAGAGGAGACAACATCAGTCGTCGAAATACCACATCTGATGATGGCATTATAATCATATTGTTGCTATTATCATTTGAATTCCCAAACTCTACGAGATGAGGACAGTCTTGTAACTTAAGTTCAGTTAAGGATGGAAGACTGTGAGGTATGTTTCCTTTGAGTTTTGGACATGTATCCAATGATAGATGTAGAAGACTAGGAAACTTTGTCGATGTACCTACAATCAACTTCCATTCCTCCCACTCCGACATCTCCTTAAATTGTAGTATCTCCAAGGAGGGAAATGATTGAAACGAACAAGAACTACCACTTCCATAGAACTCATTACCAACTGTCTTTATTGATGGCATCAGAGAAATAGTGAGTTCTTTCAGATTACCTAATTGTCCAAGTGGAGGACACCATGAACAATTACGACAATTCGAGATCTTTAAATACACCATGTTGCCAAATAATGAATCACTCAACCAATTTGGAAAGGTGTTTCCACTATAGTTTTTGATTGTGAGTTTCTTCAAATTTGTTGAAGGCCGCAGCTGTTCAAGTACAACATTTTCAATTTGTGGATCTGAAGGAGTTGCGCAAACTAGTTCACTTTCCCATTCTAGTATCAAGTCGTCAATTTGTTTTTTCATCTCCAAATTTGCTTGAAAAGCAGCAGATGGGTGAGTAACATTTTGTAGCTGTGAGATGGAAAGCTTCCCATGTAGATGGGAAAATTTTCCCAGCTCTCCGACCTTTAATCCATCATGTTGCTTACCGACAATAAAGTCAGACAATGTTTGGAGATTTTCTAGTTTGGCTATTTGTACTGGCAGCTCCATCAACCGCCAAGTGCCTCTGATGTCAAGATGTCGAAGATTCACCAATTTTCCCATGTCCTCCGGCAATTCAATGAGATTTCTACATTCTGTTAATAACAAGGTTTGCATATTGTAAAGCTCGCATATTTCAGAAGGCAGCCTTTTAATCCAAGTGTGAGAGAGGTTCAAGTATCGCAAGTATATCAAATTTCCAATAGAGGTGGGCAACTCAGTGAAGCTTTTGTAGCATGACAAAGACAACACGCGTAACTGTTTCATGGCTGGCAACAAGTCACAAATGACCTTGTCGGACACAGAATAGTAATACCAGTTCCGAGAATCTTGTAATGGTAACGAAAGGAAGGTTCGTAGACCTTTTAACCTATGCAATTTATCAAATTTGTTGTATGGATCAAATTCCTCTCTATTGTATGACAAATGACGTGTCCTTTCATGTAGCTTCTCTTCGTCCAACCTGATACAATATGAAGACGAAACCATTGTAGCTAAATCAATGATGAGGTCATGCATTTGAAACTTTGTTTTCCCATCAACACATCGTTGCTGTATCAGCGACCTCGACACTAGTTCATCAAAGTATTCATCTGCTACTTTTTCCCAACTTTTCTCACCGTTGGGCTGAAGTACTAAGCCTTCTGCAATCCACAACTGAActaacatatttttctttaaaatagaGCTCTTTGGAAAAAGTGAACAATAAGCAAAACATCGTTTTAAAGGAGCTGGAAGATAACGATAGCTCATTAGCAAAGCTGGTTGCACCTCACCATCTGTCAATTCCCAAATGCTACTTTTTAATACATCATTCCAGTAATCTTGCGACAATTTGATGCGAAGAAGACCCCCGAGTGTGGTTGCAGCTAATGGTAAGCCATTGCATTTTTTGGAAATATCTTTACCAATTTCTTCTAGATTGGACCGTTGTTGGTAGTTACTTGCTCCAAATGCATGTTTGGCAAGTATAGACCAGCAATCCTCACTTTCAAGAGGTGTCAAAGAGTGGATAG
This portion of the Trifolium pratense cultivar HEN17-A07 linkage group LG3, ARS_RC_1.1, whole genome shotgun sequence genome encodes:
- the LOC123913288 gene encoding putative disease resistance RPP13-like protein 1 — protein: MATIVVEALLSASVEVLLKKIVSGEFLDFFRSTKLDLSLLEKLKITLLSLQAVLHDAEEKQISNPAVKEWLDLLQDAVFEADDLFDEINTVALRCKVKAKYKGKTATAKVRNILSCRFKRFNGVINSKMQKLFKRLEFLRKQKLGLKEGISSSVWHQTPTSSVVDESSIYGRDSDRKKLKGFLLSEDAGCKIGVVSVVGMGGLGKTTLAKLLYNDHEVKEKFTLKAWAHISKDFDVVRVTKTLLESITSRTIDNDSQLLESVNLKGNDSTNDLNTLQVQLQRCLSNKLFLLVLDDIWYGSYVDWNNLMAIFNVGETGSKIIITTRDERVALAMQTFLPIHSLTPLESEDCWSILAKHAFGASNYQQRSNLEEIGKDISKKCNGLPLAATTLGGLLRIKLSQDYWNDVLKSSIWELTDGEVQPALLMSYRYLPAPLKRCFAYCSLFPKSSILKKNMLVQLWIAEGLVLQPNGEKSWEKVADEYFDELVSRSLIQQRCVDGKTKFQMHDLIIDLATMVSSSYCIRLDEEKLHERTRHLSYNREEFDPYNKFDKLHRLKGLRTFLSLPLQDSRNWYYYSVSDKVICDLLPAMKQLRVLSLSCYKSFTELPTSIGNLIYLRYLNLSHTWIKRLPSEICELYNMQTLLLTECRNLIELPEDMGKLVNLRHLDIRGTWRLMELPVQIAKLENLQTLSDFIVGKQHDGLKVGELGKFSHLHGKLSISQLQNVTHPSAAFQANLEMKKQIDDLILEWESELVCATPSDPQIENVVLEQLRPSTNLKKLTIKNYSGNTFPNWLSDSLFGNMVYLKISNCRNCSWCPPLGQLGNLKELTISLMPSIKTVGNEFYGSGSSCSFQSFPSLEILQFKEMSEWEEWKLIVGTSTKFPSLLHLSLDTCPKLKGNIPHSLPSLTELKLQDCPHLVEFGNSNDNSNNMIIMPSSDVVFRRLMLSPLNSLLKLTISCFPYLTSFPRDGLPKNLQSLTIFRCNNLEFLSHESLHNHTSLEELKISHSCNAMTSFSLGSLPVLKSLFIERCKNLKSISVEDVPQQSLLFLTSIKIKHCDELQFFSLGGFPTPNLIYFEVRFCKKLCSVPEPMNNLAGLQVMKIDGLPNLQSFAKDGLPINLVQLSLGSVGGILWNTTWERLTCLSLLVIKGDRVNVPMKMDVPRLPVFLNSLKLHDLDDIECLDGKLLHHLISLQKLEITSAPKLKLLPDEGLPSSLSVLSIVDCPLLEASLQRKRGKEWRKIAHIPSIIINYKVIT